The region TACAATCAAACAAAGTGGTAATATAAGAGATTATGCAATTTGCAGAACTTTCATTGATTCTGGAATGAGGTTAAAAGAATTAGTTTTGCTAAACAAGGATGATATTCAAGTTCCGATAGATGATAATGGATTTTACATTTTACCAGAGGATACCAATGAGTTTATTGATGTTTATCTAAGAGCGGAAACCACTAAAGGTGAATTAAAAGATCGTACTACTTTTATAACCTATGATACTCTTGTTAGTTTAAATGATATGATGATGAATCGTATAACAAAACTTAGAAAAAATACTCATAATGTTTATCGTCCTGTTGTTCAGAGAAATAAGGCTGCTGAAGAAGTAAATCGTGAAGAACTGTTCACAAATATTAAAGGTAATCGTATTGGTAAACGTGGAGTTCAAGATATTATTAAAAAACATGCACGTGAATGTGATGAGAGAATTGAGAGTGAAGGAATTGATTGTCCTGTAAATTACGGCAAAAATGTTAGTGTTCACATTTTAAGACACACAGCTTTATCTCATTATGCTGAGATTTTAACAGTTGCCGAGGTTCAATCAATAGCTGGACATTCTAATTCTCAAACAACAGATAAATATATTCATATTGATCGTGAACAAATGAAACAAAAATTAAAAGTCAATTCTATGAGATTTAATAATTAATTGACTTCTTATCTTTTTTATTTTTTTGAAATTTAAAATTCTATTTTTTGATTTAAAATTAATAATTTTTAATGAAATTTAATAAAAAGTAGTAAAAACTGTATAAACTATGCTATTTCATTAGCTTGATATATATGGAACTGTTGATTTTACCCATTTTCTCATATATAAAATATGTATTAGTTGTATTATATGTAGTTTACATATAATACATCTTTTAGATTATGTGTAATATATATAATTTCCATATAATCATCAATTACATATTATATAATAAATATTATTAAGATAAAATATATATTAAATGTATTATTGGTATAATATGTATTAATACAATTATTTTAATTAATGTCTAATATTGTATATCTATATAATTATGTATTAATATATATTTATGTATTTTATAAGGAAATACATTTCCGACATATTAAATATTTCACTAACAGAATTCATAGTAAAGATAATGATTCTATGAAGTTATTTTTCGATAATATGTCTAAATATCTTATTTTTTCATTAATATTGCTTTATTTAAATGAATTGAACTTAATAATTATAATTTCATTTGTTTTAACTCATATAAATGTATATGCTTTCAAAAATTAATAAAATTTATTAAATTTTATAAAAATAATTTATTTTATTGATTTTCAGAAATTTCATGACGATTAATAAAACTTTTAAAAGTACTAAATTATAATGCTTCCATCTATATGTAACTATTCAAACTTAATGGTTTTCCCCATTATTCATGAATTTCATAAAACAAGACTATTTGTAACTTACTTAAAATTTGATAATATTAATAAAAAGTGAATTTGAAAAACTATAAATTATAAAAATATATAACAATAATGGAGTTTATGAAATGTTATAGTTTTATAAAAAATGAAAATGTTGGTTTAAAATCCTAAAAGAATTTTAATACCAATTAGTATGAGAATTACGCCACCAAGAATTTGAAATTTATCTCCAACAAAATGACCAATCTTTTTACCAATAAATATTCCAGAAACACTGAATATGAATGCAACTGCACCAATAATTATTGATGAGATTAAAATCGGATCTTTTAAAAGTGCAATTGCAATTCCCACAGCAAATGCATCAATACTTGTTGCAATTGCAAGTAATGTTACTTCTTTAAATGAAAAGACATCAGTAATCTCCTCATCATCTGATGATAAACTTTCACGAATCATATTTAATCCAATGCCTAAAAGTAAGATAAAACCAATAATTGATGCTAAGGTTTCAACAATTGATGCAATAGCATTACCGCAGAAGTATCCTAAAACGGGCATCAAAGCTTGAAAACCACCAAAAAATAAACCGTAATATAAAATCTGTGACTTTGATAGATTTTTTTGTGTAAAACCTTTTGTCATAGATACACTAAATGCATCCATTGCAAGAGCAACGGCAATTAATGAAATAGAAATAATATTAAAAGACATTAACCTAAAATCTATTCATTATTCTATTTAAAAGTATTCTAATCAATTATTCTTTAATACTTATAAAATCAGATATAATTATATATGATGTTTATATAAATTATACATATAATCTGATTATTACATATTAAAGATGTGATTTTATGAATGCAAAAAGTATATT is a window of Methanobrevibacter gottschalkii DSM 11977 DNA encoding:
- a CDS encoding tyrosine-type recombinase/integrase encodes the protein MIEVNELTDYLDEYLEEKQEVKNLTEETIKKQTFNISKFIEYLENEGIDELNNSNVKKQLRHYRRYCLKQRGNKRTTVKTYMMNILEFINSEDVQEEIQHDPIKMKDIIEVKAEDPETAKKRIEKISLTWPQSNFFLDTIKQSGNIRDYAICRTFIDSGMRLKELVLLNKDDIQVPIDDNGFYILPEDTNEFIDVYLRAETTKGELKDRTTFITYDTLVSLNDMMMNRITKLRKNTHNVYRPVVQRNKAAEEVNREELFTNIKGNRIGKRGVQDIIKKHARECDERIESEGIDCPVNYGKNVSVHILRHTALSHYAEILTVAEVQSIAGHSNSQTTDKYIHIDREQMKQKLKVNSMRFNN
- a CDS encoding manganese efflux pump MntP, coding for MSFNIISISLIAVALAMDAFSVSMTKGFTQKNLSKSQILYYGLFFGGFQALMPVLGYFCGNAIASIVETLASIIGFILLLGIGLNMIRESLSSDDEEITDVFSFKEVTLLAIATSIDAFAVGIAIALLKDPILISSIIIGAVAFIFSVSGIFIGKKIGHFVGDKFQILGGVILILIGIKILLGF